A region of Pseudomonas marginalis DNA encodes the following proteins:
- a CDS encoding IclR family transcriptional regulator, which yields MTEDTIKRRAKGLDRAFDILDFLKEIGQPLRPNDIASGIGSPKSTVYELVASLLERRILETVGKDGHVYLGRQLYFLGQAHLRHFDLTREADHALQEIVSQTHETAQMCLLNGRKYTVALMREGERHFRISSDIGEDAPIPWTASGRLLLGHLSDQQIIDLIDHDDFILPDGQRLPLETFLAQIRQATLDGFFSFDSVADTFTHCFAAPVRDAQGISIATLCIVAPRADASKNYNDYRRVLIDSANNLARRINE from the coding sequence ATGACCGAAGACACCATCAAACGCCGCGCCAAAGGCCTGGACCGTGCATTCGATATCCTCGATTTTCTCAAGGAAATCGGCCAGCCCCTGCGCCCGAATGATATTGCCAGCGGCATCGGCAGCCCCAAATCCACGGTCTACGAATTGGTCGCCTCCTTGTTGGAGCGGCGCATCCTCGAAACCGTGGGCAAGGACGGTCACGTCTACCTCGGCCGTCAGTTGTACTTCCTCGGCCAGGCGCATCTACGCCATTTCGACCTGACCCGCGAGGCCGACCACGCCTTGCAGGAGATCGTCAGCCAAACCCACGAAACCGCGCAGATGTGCCTGCTCAACGGGCGCAAATACACGGTGGCGCTGATGCGCGAAGGCGAGCGGCATTTCCGCATTTCCTCGGACATCGGTGAAGACGCGCCGATCCCATGGACCGCCTCCGGGCGCCTGTTGCTGGGGCACTTGAGCGACCAGCAGATCATCGACCTGATCGACCACGACGACTTTATCCTGCCGGACGGCCAGCGCCTGCCGCTGGAGACCTTTCTCGCGCAAATCCGCCAGGCCACCCTCGACGGGTTCTTTTCCTTCGACAGCGTGGCCGACACCTTTACCCACTGCTTTGCCGCCCCGGTCCGGGACGCGCAGGGCATCAGCATTGCGACGCTGTGCATCGTCGCCCCTCGGGCCGATGCGAGCAAAAACTACAACGACTATCGCCGGGTGTTGATCGACAGCGCCAACAACCTGGCTCGTCGCATCAACGAATAG
- a CDS encoding RidA family protein — MSITRYGAGSTAGGGQPRPFARAVEADGWLYVSGQVPAVDGEIITGGIIEQTRQTLRNVVAILEEAGYELKDVVRVGVWLEDPRDFWSFNKVFGEYFTPEHAPARACVQANMMVDCKVEIDCVAYKKKG; from the coding sequence ATGAGCATCACTCGTTACGGAGCCGGCAGTACGGCCGGCGGTGGCCAGCCGCGTCCCTTCGCCCGCGCGGTGGAAGCGGACGGTTGGTTGTACGTCTCGGGCCAAGTGCCTGCGGTGGACGGCGAAATCATCACCGGCGGGATCATCGAGCAAACCCGGCAGACCCTGCGCAATGTGGTGGCAATCCTCGAAGAAGCCGGCTACGAGTTGAAAGACGTGGTGCGGGTTGGCGTGTGGCTGGAAGACCCGCGGGACTTCTGGAGTTTCAACAAGGTCTTCGGCGAATACTTCACCCCGGAACACGCCCCGGCGCGGGCCTGTGTGCAGGCCAACATGATGGTGGACTGCAAGGTCGAGATTGATTGCGTGGCCTACAAGAAAAAGGGCTAA
- a CDS encoding amino acid deaminase, with translation MSAINAVEKGAAAVGAHLVRDVGLPALVLHRDALEHNIRWMQDFVSNSGAELAPHGKTSMMPALFQRQLAAGAWGITLANAVQTRAAYAGGVRRVLMANQLVGAPNMALIADLLADKDFDFHCMVDHPDNVADLGLFFAARGLRLNVMIEYGVVGGRCGCRSEQEVRDLAKAIKAQPALALTGIEGYEGVIHGEHAISGIRDFAASLVRLAVDLQDNGAFDLPKPIITASGSAWYDLIAESFETQNAAGRFLSVLRPGSYVAHDHGIYKEAQCCVLDRRGDLQEGLRPALEVWAHVQSLPEPGFAVIALGKRDVAYDAGLPVPLKRYRAGILPAEGDDVSACTVTAVMDQHAFMTVAAGVELRIGDIISFGTSHPCLTFDKWQVGCLVDEQLRVIESLETRF, from the coding sequence ATGTCAGCCATCAATGCCGTTGAAAAGGGCGCCGCCGCCGTCGGTGCCCACCTGGTCCGCGACGTCGGCCTGCCCGCCCTGGTGCTGCACCGCGATGCCCTGGAGCACAACATTCGCTGGATGCAGGATTTCGTCAGCAACAGCGGCGCGGAACTGGCGCCCCACGGCAAGACCAGCATGATGCCGGCGTTGTTCCAGCGCCAGCTTGCTGCGGGCGCCTGGGGCATCACCCTGGCCAACGCGGTGCAGACCCGCGCCGCCTATGCCGGTGGCGTGCGCCGGGTGCTGATGGCCAACCAGTTGGTGGGCGCACCGAACATGGCGTTGATCGCCGACCTGCTGGCCGACAAGGATTTCGACTTCCACTGCATGGTCGACCACCCGGACAACGTCGCCGACCTGGGCCTGTTCTTCGCTGCCCGTGGCCTGCGCCTCAACGTGATGATCGAATACGGCGTGGTCGGTGGCCGTTGCGGTTGCCGCAGCGAGCAGGAAGTGCGCGACCTGGCCAAGGCGATCAAGGCCCAACCAGCCCTGGCCCTCACCGGTATCGAAGGCTACGAAGGTGTGATCCACGGCGAGCACGCCATCAGTGGCATCCGCGACTTCGCCGCGAGCCTGGTGCGCCTGGCCGTGGACCTGCAAGACAACGGGGCCTTCGACCTGCCCAAGCCTATTATCACGGCGTCGGGGTCGGCCTGGTACGACCTGATCGCCGAGTCCTTCGAAACCCAAAACGCAGCTGGTCGTTTCCTCAGCGTGCTGCGCCCCGGCAGCTATGTGGCCCACGACCATGGCATCTACAAAGAGGCGCAGTGCTGCGTGCTCGACCGCCGCGGCGACCTCCAGGAAGGCCTGCGCCCGGCCCTGGAAGTCTGGGCCCATGTGCAATCGTTGCCTGAGCCGGGGTTTGCGGTGATCGCCCTGGGCAAGCGCGACGTGGCCTACGACGCCGGTTTGCCGGTGCCGCTCAAACGCTATCGCGCCGGGATCCTGCCGGCGGAAGGCGATGATGTGAGCGCCTGCACCGTCACCGCCGTGATGGACCAGCACGCCTTCATGACCGTCGCGGCAGGTGTCGAGCTGCGCATCGGCGACATCATTTCCTTCGGCACCTCGCACCCTTGCCTGACCTTCGACAAGTGGCAGGTCGGCTGCCTGGTGGATGAGCAGTTGCGGGTGATCGAGTCCCTGGAAACCCGTTTCTGA
- a CDS encoding amino acid ABC transporter permease, with amino-acid sequence MYESPSWLHELWIARDTLWAGFQASVAVSALAIVFGTLIGIAAGLILTYGKFWMRAPFRLYVDLIRGTPVFVLVLACFYMLPALGWKITAFQAGAVGLTLFCGSHVSEIVRGALQAIPRGQLEAGKAIGLTFRQSLAYVLLPQALRQILPTWVNSSTEIVKASTLLSVIGVAELLLSTQQVIARTFMTLEFYLFAGFLFFVINYAIELFGRYIEKRVALP; translated from the coding sequence ATGTACGAGTCCCCCAGCTGGCTGCATGAGTTGTGGATCGCCCGGGATACGCTCTGGGCGGGGTTTCAGGCCAGTGTCGCGGTGTCGGCACTGGCGATTGTCTTTGGCACGCTGATCGGTATCGCCGCCGGGTTGATCCTGACCTACGGCAAATTCTGGATGCGCGCACCGTTTCGCCTGTATGTCGACCTGATCCGTGGCACGCCGGTGTTTGTGCTGGTGTTGGCGTGTTTCTACATGCTGCCGGCGCTCGGCTGGAAAATCACCGCGTTCCAGGCCGGCGCCGTCGGGCTCACGCTGTTTTGCGGCTCCCACGTGTCGGAAATCGTGCGCGGTGCACTGCAAGCCATTCCCCGTGGGCAGTTGGAAGCAGGCAAGGCGATTGGCCTGACATTCCGGCAGTCCCTGGCCTACGTGCTGCTGCCCCAGGCGCTGCGACAGATCCTGCCGACCTGGGTCAACTCCTCGACGGAAATCGTCAAGGCCTCGACCTTGCTCTCGGTGATCGGCGTGGCTGAATTGCTGCTGAGTACCCAGCAGGTGATCGCACGTACCTTCATGACCCTGGAGTTCTACCTGTTCGCCGGGTTTCTGTTCTTTGTCATCAACTACGCCATCGAGTTATTCGGGCGCTACATTGAAAAACGGGTGGCCTTGCCATGA
- a CDS encoding amino acid ABC transporter ATP-binding protein has translation MNQPQITEPLLDIRGLRKQYGEVEVLKGVDLSMARGNVVTLIGSSGSGKTTLLRCVNLLEEFQGGQITLDGESIGYSDIGGKRVRHPERVIAQHRAMTGMAFQQFNLFPHLSALQNVTLGLLKVKKMPKDEAVALAEKWLDRVGLLQRRDHFPGQLSGGQQQRVAIARAIAMNPSLMLFDEVTSALDPELVGEVLSVIKGLAEEGMTMLLVTHEMRFAYEVSDKIVFMNQGRIEEQGSSKDIFERPQSPRLAEFLKNIRF, from the coding sequence ATGAACCAACCTCAAATAACCGAGCCGCTGCTGGACATCCGCGGCCTGCGTAAACAATACGGCGAGGTCGAAGTGCTCAAGGGCGTCGACCTGTCCATGGCGCGCGGCAACGTGGTGACGTTGATCGGCTCCAGCGGCTCGGGCAAGACCACCTTGCTGCGTTGCGTCAACCTGCTCGAAGAGTTCCAGGGTGGGCAGATCACCCTGGATGGCGAGTCCATTGGCTACAGCGACATCGGCGGCAAGCGCGTGCGTCACCCCGAACGCGTGATCGCCCAGCACCGGGCGATGACCGGCATGGCGTTCCAGCAGTTCAACCTGTTTCCCCATCTGAGCGCGTTGCAGAACGTCACCCTCGGCCTGTTGAAAGTTAAGAAAATGCCTAAGGACGAGGCGGTGGCACTCGCGGAAAAATGGTTGGACCGTGTAGGACTTCTGCAGCGCCGCGATCACTTCCCCGGCCAGCTGTCCGGCGGCCAGCAACAGCGTGTGGCGATAGCCCGTGCCATTGCCATGAACCCGAGCCTGATGCTCTTCGACGAAGTCACTTCGGCCCTCGACCCGGAATTGGTGGGCGAGGTGCTCAGTGTGATCAAGGGCCTGGCGGAAGAGGGCATGACCATGTTGCTGGTCACCCACGAGATGCGCTTTGCCTATGAAGTCTCGGACAAGATCGTCTTCATGAACCAGGGCCGGATTGAAGAGCAGGGCTCGTCGAAGGACATCTTCGAGCGGCCGCAATCGCCGCGCCTGGCGGAATTTCTCAAGAACATTCGTTTTTAA